A section of the Ignisphaera sp. genome encodes:
- a CDS encoding type II secretion system F family protein, with product MLKKALVIALGTSFILIIPIYVAPTISRLLGLDLFNGIWGICIDISNDVLPIPVYRSSDVYLFIGFVYGAIAFCLYMLYRDSVYMRMKLREQIQSMVPLVVSYVRTGTPILTAVENATNFVGDPTKSYLTRFVELVKLGYSPEESMRNIIKGIPRDVLSVYLSIAVAMASGGRVHDVLSTAEKYLNQMSRLEEMRKNRLEGYKAILILALMAFTVSAIVTTVLVSYVARMSPIPISTTPQSRVDIARVLSYYYTLILVLTPLTSIALSRIVYNETAIALKYITLFITTISIIFALAYKLFL from the coding sequence ATGCTAAAGAAGGCTTTGGTTATAGCTCTAGGTACCTCATTTATTCTAATCATTCCTATATACGTGGCTCCCACAATATCTAGATTATTAGGTTTAGATCTCTTCAATGGAATATGGGGTATATGTATAGATATCTCAAATGATGTTCTCCCTATACCTGTCTATAGATCTAGTGATGTCTATCTATTTATTGGTTTTGTTTATGGGGCTATAGCTTTTTGTCTCTATATGCTGTATAGAGATTCTGTGTACATGCGTATGAAACTTAGAGAACAGATTCAATCGATGGTTCCGTTAGTGGTTTCGTATGTTAGAACTGGGACACCTATCCTAACAGCTGTAGAGAATGCCACTAATTTTGTTGGTGATCCCACTAAATCGTATTTAACTAGGTTTGTAGAACTTGTTAAACTTGGGTATAGTCCTGAGGAATCAATGCGCAACATAATTAAGGGTATTCCACGAGATGTCCTATCGGTGTATCTATCCATAGCTGTGGCTATGGCTAGTGGTGGACGTGTTCATGATGTACTCTCAACTGCTGAGAAATATCTAAACCAAATGAGTAGATTGGAAGAAATGAGAAAGAACCGCTTAGAGGGATACAAAGCCATACTGATTCTAGCATTAATGGCGTTTACTGTTAGCGCCATAGTTACAACTGTACTTGTGTCTTATGTTGCTAGGATGAGCCCTATACCTATATCTACTACGCCACAGAGTCGAGTAGATATAGCTAGAGTTCTATCCTATTACTATACACTCATACTCGTACTAACACCTCTCACATCAATAGCTTTAAGTAGAATAGTATACAACGAAACAGCTATAGCTTTAAAATACATAACATTATTCATAACAACTATATCTATCATATTTGCCCTAGCCTACAAATTGTTTCTCTAA
- a CDS encoding type II secretion system F family protein: MDVDRFVVGSGLSPSLERYVSIVFKLIICILASMSLIVSIFLYSIYGLDLYLSTAISFVFDLSIALPISIAFSIVLPKFMYSNRGSIVESKMPILLSAMAFLSSAGLSLHEIVSKIYTFLGDDYRFFSVELDIVRSYTRIGVPLEEALRYVAHLTPSQSFRELLLGLSSISVIGGDIGSFIRSMFDRYVSRYELMIEKAVNNLNVYMEVYVAVSLLVPVLAGSTAVLFILSPIAGISFEAFMALVTFILIPIPSAVIIVLADTIVSRLRP; encoded by the coding sequence TTGGATGTTGATAGATTTGTTGTTGGTTCTGGTCTTTCACCTAGTCTAGAGAGATACGTATCTATTGTTTTTAAACTTATTATCTGCATATTAGCTTCTATGTCTTTGATTGTATCGATTTTTCTATACAGTATTTATGGTTTGGACCTCTATCTCTCTACAGCTATATCATTTGTGTTTGATCTATCTATTGCGTTACCTATATCTATTGCATTTTCAATTGTTTTACCTAAGTTTATGTATTCTAATAGGGGATCTATTGTGGAATCTAAGATGCCTATACTGTTATCGGCTATGGCTTTTCTTTCTTCCGCTGGTCTATCTCTACATGAGATAGTTTCTAAAATATATACATTTCTTGGTGATGACTATAGGTTCTTCTCTGTAGAACTAGATATAGTTAGATCATATACACGTATAGGTGTACCACTTGAAGAAGCTTTAAGGTATGTAGCTCATTTAACCCCTTCACAATCGTTTAGAGAACTTCTTCTAGGTCTTTCATCGATTTCTGTTATTGGAGGTGATATAGGGTCCTTTATTAGATCTATGTTTGATAGATATGTATCCAGATACGAGCTTATGATTGAGAAGGCTGTAAATAATCTAAATGTGTATATGGAGGTATATGTAGCTGTATCGCTCCTGGTTCCCGTTTTGGCTGGATCTACAGCTGTTTTATTCATTCTATCACCTATAGCAGGAATATCTTTTGAAGCTTTCATGGCTCTAGTAACGTTTATATTGATACCCATACCGTCTGCTGTAATAATAGTTTTAGCTGATACTATTGTATCTAGATTGAGGCCTTAG
- a CDS encoding archaellin/type IV pilin N-terminal domain-containing protein encodes MWVKKGISPIVATVILVMIAVAAGVLLWTWVSGAVARAPSSEQQALQERIRITGINYSSTSKTVTVYVLNLGSVNVDIVYAAVLDNNGQTVCSSSSGATPVNAKNSGLLTISECSLTSGNVYEVIVITARGTEARYTFTV; translated from the coding sequence ATGTGGGTGAAGAAAGGTATCTCACCTATAGTAGCAACAGTAATACTTGTAATGATAGCAGTAGCAGCAGGAGTACTCTTATGGACATGGGTATCAGGGGCAGTAGCTAGAGCACCATCATCAGAACAACAAGCATTACAAGAAAGAATAAGAATAACAGGGATAAATTATTCAAGTACCAGTAAAACTGTTACTGTCTATGTTCTTAATCTCGGTTCAGTAAATGTAGATATAGTTTATGCTGCAGTATTAGATAACAACGGCCAAACAGTATGTTCATCAAGCTCTGGAGCAACACCTGTAAATGCTAAAAATAGTGGTTTACTAACTATCTCTGAATGTTCTTTAACCTCTGGAAATGTTTATGAGGTTATTGTGATTACTGCAAGAGGTACTGAAGCTAGATATACATTTACTGTATAA
- a CDS encoding glycosyltransferase family 2 protein has protein sequence MSISFISYLFFFLSIFLSTIYPALIILRCSRLDTVDFIENEQDNSRSLSVVVPSRNEPRDLVVRDLVILSGIECIDDVVVVFDDSINYVVSVVSSMDSMFFSRGIVVARFNSFGGRNSALSDGARLSQGDVVFIADVDTVPSKELLCKAKRCIDVCVGIWNPYIDSYTKVEEGMAYITRFGSWIYYELRLRLNLFIYPLGSGTAIDKELLKSIGFWRIDVIQDDIWLGFEFMYRGIRPRLINSYIDVGVPKTLNAARVQQCRWSYGAMNIVSRFLDRVVEAPIDLWKKLEALLYVFQPISSIFALLAFSIALICSIMERGVDVNPTYLLPIAVTLSIQLLVFNTYSNKVLKIDRWKRIYFSGRVGAIYTLLSPLLGIYALRGLFRLSYRYRVTPKVFSSRSRFDVSEVLALSLSLPTVVMSFVHKNYVSLVIAFPLLLSSLYSLIRLEKG, from the coding sequence ATGTCGATATCCTTTATTAGCTACTTGTTTTTCTTTTTATCAATATTTCTTTCAACAATTTATCCTGCTTTAATAATACTCCGATGCTCTAGACTTGATACTGTAGATTTTATAGAGAACGAGCAAGATAATTCTAGAAGTCTTTCTGTTGTTGTACCTTCTAGGAATGAGCCTAGAGATCTGGTTGTTAGGGATTTGGTTATTTTATCTGGGATTGAGTGTATTGATGATGTTGTGGTTGTTTTTGATGATAGTATTAATTATGTTGTTAGTGTTGTTTCTTCTATGGATTCTATGTTTTTCTCTAGAGGTATCGTGGTTGCTAGATTCAATAGTTTTGGTGGTAGAAATAGTGCTTTATCTGATGGTGCTAGACTATCTCAAGGCGATGTAGTGTTTATAGCTGATGTAGATACAGTTCCATCGAAAGAGCTTCTGTGTAAAGCTAAGAGATGTATAGATGTGTGTGTAGGTATTTGGAATCCCTACATAGATTCTTATACAAAAGTTGAAGAAGGTATGGCATATATAACTAGATTCGGTAGCTGGATTTACTACGAGCTTAGATTAAGACTTAACCTCTTCATATATCCTCTGGGGTCTGGAACAGCTATAGATAAAGAATTGCTTAAATCTATAGGTTTCTGGAGAATCGATGTGATTCAAGACGATATTTGGCTTGGTTTCGAATTTATGTATAGAGGCATAAGGCCTAGATTAATCAACAGCTATATAGATGTCGGTGTCCCCAAGACACTTAATGCAGCTAGAGTTCAGCAATGTAGATGGAGTTACGGTGCCATGAATATTGTTTCAAGATTTCTCGATAGAGTTGTTGAAGCTCCTATAGATCTTTGGAAGAAGCTAGAAGCTTTACTCTATGTTTTTCAACCCATTTCCAGTATATTTGCGTTACTTGCTTTTTCAATAGCTTTAATATGCTCTATAATGGAGAGAGGTGTTGATGTAAATCCAACATATTTATTGCCTATAGCTGTAACTCTCTCTATCCAATTACTGGTATTTAATACCTATAGCAATAAGGTGCTCAAGATAGATAGATGGAAGAGAATATATTTCTCTGGAAGAGTTGGAGCAATATATACACTTCTATCACCTTTGCTGGGGATATATGCATTAAGAGGTCTATTTAGATTAAGTTATAGGTATAGGGTAACTCCTAAGGTCTTTTCTTCTAGATCTAGATTCGATGTTTCTGAAGTACTAGCCTTATCTTTATCTCTACCAACAGTGGTTATGTCTTTTGTTCATAAAAACTATGTATCACTAGTTATAGCGTTTCCTCTACTTCTATCATCACTCTACAGTTTAATTAGGCTAGAGAAAGGGTAA
- a CDS encoding DUF5591 domain-containing protein, with protein MNLLVKMYIDFLYSELEPDVVEEVMNIPPGLKILRNNTKSNLFDHPHIVLWHKFLLRYFNPEYTSKPYAILMPCTPIKPYRLSATHRIVDSTLYRLRLDHYTQIYVLSEPMVIVPRELDIYYPFANYEYPIYELSEEYREKFISLLSIILPKLKYHKKIVAVLPKHHKAILLESFKKSKMSTDIAILDYGRKSFSSVRRAVDMVTKYINEYSYR; from the coding sequence TTGAATCTATTGGTAAAAATGTACATAGATTTCTTATATAGTGAACTTGAACCAGATGTTGTAGAAGAGGTAATGAATATACCTCCAGGCCTCAAGATACTTAGGAACAACACAAAAAGTAACCTATTTGATCATCCACATATAGTTTTGTGGCACAAATTTCTACTAAGGTACTTTAATCCAGAATACACCAGTAAGCCCTACGCCATACTTATGCCATGTACCCCAATTAAACCCTATAGGTTATCTGCAACACACAGAATAGTAGATTCCACACTATATAGACTTAGACTAGATCATTATACCCAGATCTATGTGCTTTCTGAACCCATGGTTATAGTACCTAGAGAACTAGATATATACTATCCTTTTGCAAACTATGAGTATCCAATATATGAGCTTTCTGAAGAATATAGAGAAAAATTTATATCACTTCTATCTATTATTCTACCTAAGCTAAAGTATCATAAGAAGATAGTAGCAGTACTCCCAAAACACCATAAAGCAATACTTCTCGAAAGCTTCAAGAAATCGAAAATGAGTACCGATATCGCAATCCTAGACTACGGAAGAAAGAGCTTTAGCTCAGTAAGAAGAGCAGTAGACATGGTTACAAAATACATAAATGAATACAGCTATCGTTAA